A stretch of Kyrpidia spormannii DNA encodes these proteins:
- the xerD gene encoding site-specific tyrosine recombinase XerD: protein MKTMIERFIRYLAIEKGLAPSTLGSYRSDLEDFSEFLRRTGCGDWPETGRRHIVAYLAHLQKLGRAPATVSRHMASLRSFYQFLSREGLIEVDPTGQLDSPKADKRLPRVLNVEEVERLLAAPEGLTPMALRDRAMLEMLYATGVRVSELVSLNVADVNLNMGYVKCYGKGSKERIVPLGSAALEAVHAYLTRGRAGLLKNGDPGALFVNHQGKRLTRQGFWKILKKYARTAGIQKAITPHTLRHSFATHLLENGADLRAVQEMLGHADISTTQIYTHVTQTRLKDVYERTHPRA from the coding sequence ATGAAGACGATGATTGAGCGATTTATTCGCTATTTGGCCATTGAAAAGGGGTTGGCGCCGAGCACGTTAGGGTCTTACCGGAGTGATCTGGAGGACTTTTCCGAGTTCCTCAGGCGGACGGGGTGCGGGGATTGGCCGGAGACCGGGCGGCGACACATCGTGGCGTATTTGGCCCACCTGCAAAAGTTGGGCCGGGCGCCGGCCACCGTGTCTCGGCACATGGCTAGCCTGCGGTCGTTTTATCAATTTTTGTCCCGGGAGGGACTGATCGAGGTAGACCCCACCGGGCAGCTGGATTCCCCGAAAGCGGACAAGCGGCTGCCCCGGGTGTTGAACGTCGAAGAAGTCGAACGGCTCCTGGCGGCGCCCGAGGGATTGACCCCCATGGCCCTCCGGGACCGGGCGATGTTGGAGATGCTCTATGCCACGGGGGTTCGGGTCTCCGAACTTGTGTCCCTCAACGTGGCGGATGTCAACCTGAACATGGGTTATGTGAAGTGTTACGGGAAAGGATCCAAAGAGCGGATTGTGCCCCTGGGATCGGCAGCCCTGGAGGCGGTCCATGCGTACCTGACCAGGGGGAGGGCTGGGTTATTGAAAAATGGGGATCCTGGTGCCCTTTTTGTCAATCACCAGGGCAAACGGTTAACCCGGCAGGGGTTTTGGAAGATTTTAAAGAAATATGCCCGGACGGCGGGCATTCAGAAGGCCATTACCCCCCACACACTGCGGCATTCCTTTGCCACCCATCTGTTGGAGAACGGCGCAGATCTGCGGGCGGTCCAGGAGATGCTCGGCCATGCGGATATCTCGACGACCCAGATCTACACCCATGTCACGCAAACCCGGCTTAAAGACGTGTACGAGCGCACCCATCCCCGGGCCTAG
- a CDS encoding DUF4227 family protein — protein sequence MGHRQRSRSESWWYFGTAIALAFLLFQAWLLWNEQHQARNPYREPRGPALRVQGPAAQEFSWEAVWQRLQEFYRVGE from the coding sequence ATGGGCCACCGTCAGCGGAGCCGGAGCGAAAGTTGGTGGTATTTCGGTACCGCCATCGCTCTGGCCTTTTTGCTGTTTCAGGCCTGGTTGTTGTGGAACGAGCAGCACCAGGCACGGAACCCGTATCGGGAACCCCGGGGGCCGGCGCTACGGGTCCAGGGGCCAGCAGCCCAGGAATTTTCCTGGGAGGCGGTTTGGCAGAGACTGCAAGAGTTTTACCGGGTGGGGGAGTGA
- the ald gene encoding alanine dehydrogenase translates to MVIGVPKEIKNNENRVAMTPAGVHALVDAGHRVLVEAGAGVGSGFTDREYQSVGADIVPEASEVWQQAEMIVKVKEPEPGEIQFFREGLVIFTYLHLAAAPELAKALQEKGVTAIAYETVQLPSGALPLLTPMSEVAGRMSVQIGAQFLEKPNGGKGVLLGGVPGVHPARVVIIGGGTVGTQAAKMAVGLGADVVILDKNPERLRQLDDLFGGRVTTVMSNAYAIEQEVRQADLLIGAVLIPGARAPKLVTESMVKKMSPGSVIVDVAIDQGGSIETVDRVTTHSDPTYVKYGVIHYAVANIPGAVPRTSTLALTGATLPYVAALAKEGYRAAVNRDPVLAKGVNVVHGCVTNAAVASAVGVPYTPLEEAIAL, encoded by the coding sequence ATGGTGATCGGCGTGCCGAAGGAGATCAAGAATAACGAGAATCGAGTGGCGATGACACCGGCCGGGGTGCACGCCTTGGTCGACGCGGGACATCGGGTCCTGGTGGAGGCCGGAGCCGGGGTGGGCAGCGGGTTTACCGATCGGGAGTACCAGAGCGTGGGGGCGGACATCGTACCCGAGGCTTCCGAGGTTTGGCAACAGGCGGAAATGATCGTGAAAGTCAAGGAACCCGAGCCGGGAGAGATTCAATTTTTCCGGGAGGGGCTCGTGATTTTTACATATCTTCACCTGGCGGCAGCCCCGGAATTGGCAAAGGCCCTGCAAGAAAAGGGGGTCACCGCCATCGCCTATGAAACGGTTCAATTGCCGAGCGGCGCCCTTCCCCTGCTGACGCCCATGAGTGAGGTCGCCGGGCGGATGTCGGTTCAGATTGGGGCCCAGTTTTTGGAGAAGCCCAATGGGGGAAAGGGGGTACTCCTCGGCGGGGTGCCCGGCGTGCATCCGGCTCGGGTGGTGATCATCGGCGGTGGGACCGTGGGCACTCAAGCGGCGAAAATGGCGGTGGGCCTCGGTGCCGATGTGGTGATCCTCGATAAGAATCCCGAGCGACTCAGGCAGTTGGACGATCTGTTCGGCGGCCGGGTGACGACGGTGATGTCCAACGCCTACGCCATTGAACAGGAAGTGCGCCAAGCCGACCTTTTGATCGGCGCCGTGCTCATCCCCGGGGCCCGGGCGCCAAAATTGGTCACGGAAAGTATGGTCAAGAAGATGTCCCCGGGCTCGGTGATCGTCGACGTGGCCATCGACCAGGGGGGATCCATTGAAACGGTGGACCGGGTCACCACCCACAGCGATCCGACGTATGTCAAATACGGGGTCATCCACTATGCGGTGGCCAACATCCCCGGGGCGGTGCCGAGAACTTCGACCCTGGCTTTGACCGGCGCCACGCTTCCATACGTGGCCGCCTTGGCGAAGGAAGGGTATCGGGCGGCGGTGAATCGCGACCCGGTTTTGGCCAAGGGCGTGAATGTCGTGCACGGATGTGTCACCAACGCCGCTGTGGCCTCGGCGGTGGGGGTTCCCTACACGCCACTGGAGGAAGCCATTGCCCTGTAG
- the fur gene encoding ferric iron uptake transcriptional regulator, whose translation MEERLADRLQQIKKLLHAEQLKLTPQREATLRVLLENQEAHLSAEEVFMLVKHKAPDIGLATVYRTLELLVDLRIIEKLNFGDGVARYEFRERDQPHHHHHLICLDCGKVSEIEDLLGDLERSIETRHRFRIVDHRVSFLGYCRECQEKTKTEGTALPSVAKDR comes from the coding sequence GTGGAGGAGAGGCTTGCGGATCGGTTGCAGCAGATCAAAAAGCTCTTGCACGCCGAACAGCTAAAGTTGACCCCTCAACGGGAGGCCACGCTGAGGGTTCTCCTGGAGAATCAAGAAGCGCACCTCAGTGCCGAAGAGGTGTTTATGCTCGTCAAGCACAAAGCGCCGGACATTGGGCTGGCCACGGTGTATCGAACCCTTGAACTTTTAGTCGACCTGCGAATCATCGAGAAGTTGAATTTTGGTGACGGAGTGGCGCGGTACGAGTTTCGGGAAAGAGATCAGCCTCACCACCATCACCATCTGATTTGTCTGGATTGCGGCAAGGTGTCGGAGATCGAAGATCTTTTGGGGGATCTGGAACGGAGTATCGAAACGAGACACCGTTTTCGAATTGTGGACCACCGGGTCAGTTTTCTCGGATACTGTCGAGAATGTCAAGAGAAAACGAAGACCGAAGGAACCGCCCTCCCCTCGGTGGCCAAAGACAGGTAG
- a CDS encoding RNHCP domain-containing protein — translation MAKRFTVRNESFVCVHCGLAVAPLPGSCRNHCPRCLWSLHVDELPGDRAAACGGPMEPVAVEYDGKKGYRVVHRCLSCGHISRNKLFFEARVQPDSLEAALALLQGKV, via the coding sequence ATGGCCAAACGCTTTACGGTTCGAAACGAATCTTTCGTTTGTGTGCACTGCGGCCTCGCAGTGGCCCCCCTTCCCGGGAGTTGCCGGAACCATTGCCCCCGTTGCCTGTGGTCTTTGCACGTGGACGAGCTCCCCGGGGACCGGGCGGCGGCCTGCGGGGGGCCGATGGAACCGGTGGCGGTGGAATACGACGGGAAGAAGGGCTATCGGGTGGTCCACCGGTGCCTCAGCTGCGGCCACATCTCCCGGAACAAGCTATTCTTTGAAGCCCGGGTGCAGCCGGACTCGCTGGAGGCGGCCTTGGCCTTGCTACAAGGGAAAGTTTGA
- the spoIIM gene encoding stage II sporulation protein M, translated as MKSRWRQAADLHLQTRSGLYRFVAVLFLVGVFFGAIIEGSLGPSQKQLLADEVGSFLTMLTAGQGAAPGDVVRHAAAVNLRWVAFIWIFGLSIIGLPLIVGMVFLKGFVIGFSVAFFVEKYAWPGFVISMAGMLPQNLLTVPALMACATAGIAFSLELIRVGFARQGRGQLADHLRGYSLLVMMMAGVALVAAGVEGLVSARLMTLAVSRLIH; from the coding sequence GTGAAATCCCGATGGCGTCAAGCCGCCGACCTGCACCTTCAGACCCGTAGCGGGCTCTACCGGTTTGTGGCCGTGCTGTTTCTCGTGGGCGTTTTCTTTGGAGCGATCATCGAAGGATCCCTGGGTCCATCCCAAAAACAACTGCTCGCTGACGAAGTCGGCAGTTTTCTCACGATGCTCACGGCGGGTCAAGGAGCGGCGCCCGGGGACGTCGTGCGCCACGCGGCTGCGGTGAACCTGCGGTGGGTGGCATTCATATGGATCTTTGGCCTGTCGATTATCGGGCTGCCCCTGATCGTCGGGATGGTTTTCCTAAAGGGATTCGTGATCGGGTTTTCAGTGGCATTTTTTGTCGAAAAATATGCCTGGCCGGGCTTTGTGATTTCGATGGCGGGGATGTTGCCCCAGAATCTCCTCACCGTACCTGCTCTCATGGCTTGTGCCACGGCGGGCATCGCTTTCTCCCTGGAGCTGATCCGGGTCGGGTTTGCCCGCCAAGGCCGAGGGCAACTGGCGGACCATCTTCGCGGCTACTCTTTGCTGGTGATGATGATGGCGGGGGTTGCTCTTGTCGCCGCCGGAGTGGAGGGGCTGGTGTCCGCCCGATTGATGACCCTTGCGGTCAGCCGATTGATTCACTGA
- a CDS encoding endonuclease Q family protein — MVEDVPSAVGGFGEWFVDLHVHIGRTLQGRPVKMAASAAMTLPAVLEEATQRKGLDVIGIVDAACTGVLEEVQELVDSGVLRPHSGGGLIFRDRTLLLTGAEIEVAGPEGGAAHFGVWLPGLGELREFSAWLSERVTNPTLSSQRIRADAIDLQEECRRLGGLFIIHHAFTPHKGLYGNCVTHMADMVDPDEVDAVELGLSADTDMADRISELQSFAFVSDSDAHSTGRIAREYNRFRLREPSFEEIRLALHSRDGRAVTGNYGLDPSLGKYHRTACPRCGTVASDPPPVTTCPVCGNSQTVMGVLDRLTQVADLDEPRHPPGRPPYVRQVPLSFIPGLGPKRRSALLKAFGSEMGVLHRASREALAEVVGEGLADLVIRAREGRLTLRTGGGGRYGGVVV; from the coding sequence TTGGTAGAAGACGTCCCGTCGGCCGTGGGTGGTTTTGGTGAATGGTTTGTCGATCTCCATGTCCACATCGGGCGAACGCTCCAGGGGCGGCCGGTCAAAATGGCCGCTTCAGCAGCGATGACCCTTCCGGCGGTGTTGGAGGAAGCGACCCAGCGCAAGGGTCTTGATGTGATCGGAATCGTGGACGCCGCCTGCACCGGCGTCCTGGAAGAGGTTCAGGAACTGGTCGACAGCGGTGTCCTGCGGCCCCATTCCGGGGGTGGGTTGATTTTCCGGGATCGCACCTTGCTCCTGACCGGCGCTGAGATCGAAGTGGCCGGCCCGGAGGGAGGAGCGGCTCATTTCGGCGTTTGGCTTCCGGGTTTGGGTGAACTTCGGGAATTCTCGGCGTGGTTGTCAGAACGGGTGACCAATCCAACTCTCAGCTCCCAACGGATTCGGGCGGACGCCATCGATCTTCAGGAGGAGTGCCGGCGGCTGGGCGGATTGTTCATTATCCATCACGCCTTTACCCCTCATAAAGGTCTGTACGGAAACTGTGTGACTCACATGGCGGACATGGTGGACCCAGATGAGGTCGATGCCGTAGAGCTCGGCCTCAGCGCCGACACCGACATGGCGGATCGGATTTCGGAACTTCAGTCCTTCGCCTTTGTGAGCGATTCGGATGCACATTCCACCGGCCGGATTGCCCGGGAGTACAACCGATTTCGCCTCCGGGAACCGAGCTTCGAAGAGATTCGCCTCGCCCTCCACAGCCGGGATGGCCGGGCGGTGACGGGCAACTACGGCCTCGATCCATCTTTGGGCAAATACCACCGGACCGCTTGCCCCCGCTGTGGCACTGTGGCTTCGGATCCGCCCCCGGTGACCACATGCCCGGTGTGCGGCAATTCCCAGACGGTGATGGGGGTCCTGGATCGCCTCACCCAGGTGGCCGACCTCGACGAACCCCGGCACCCCCCCGGGCGTCCGCCCTATGTGCGTCAAGTGCCTCTGTCATTTATTCCGGGTCTCGGACCCAAACGCCGCTCGGCCCTCCTCAAGGCTTTCGGCAGTGAAATGGGGGTGCTCCACCGGGCCTCCCGGGAGGCCCTGGCGGAGGTGGTGGGTGAAGGGCTGGCTGATCTGGTGATCCGGGCCCGGGAAGGGCGATTGACCCTGCGCACCGGCGGAGGCGGCCGGTACGGCGGGGTCGTTGTGTGA
- a CDS encoding NUDIX hydrolase has protein sequence MASSEVGEKTLGVTTVFSGRVLTVEVHEVELPGGGRTSREVVRHPGAVAVVAETDEGHVVLVDQFRYPIGRMSKEVPAGKLEPGEDPLACAKRELEEETGYRAGHWKFVTRFFTSPGFSDEVMYVYYATGLTPGASHPDEDEFLEVSSMSPKEVRHGLASGLFCDAKTLVALQWWAGRRSEK, from the coding sequence TTGGCTAGTTCAGAGGTCGGTGAGAAGACCCTGGGAGTGACCACGGTGTTTTCCGGCCGGGTGCTCACCGTGGAGGTGCATGAAGTGGAATTGCCCGGCGGCGGACGCACCTCCCGGGAGGTGGTTCGCCACCCCGGGGCTGTTGCTGTGGTGGCGGAAACGGATGAGGGCCACGTGGTGCTGGTGGATCAGTTTCGCTACCCCATTGGTCGCATGTCCAAGGAGGTGCCGGCGGGAAAACTGGAACCCGGCGAGGATCCCCTAGCCTGTGCCAAGCGGGAACTCGAAGAGGAGACGGGCTACCGGGCGGGCCACTGGAAATTCGTTACACGCTTTTTCACCTCCCCGGGCTTTTCGGACGAGGTCATGTACGTGTATTACGCGACCGGCCTGACCCCAGGCGCCAGTCACCCCGATGAGGACGAATTTCTCGAGGTCTCGTCCATGTCCCCGAAGGAAGTGCGCCACGGCCTGGCGAGCGGCCTCTTTTGCGACGCGAAAACCTTGGTAGCCCTCCAGTGGTGGGCCGGCCGCAGGTCCGAAAAATAA
- a CDS encoding M20/M25/M40 family metallo-hydrolase codes for MKGGEKSALEDRVVKEFFRLVQIPSPSRGERRMADYVRRRLGQLGVAVEEDRAGRLIGGTAGNLLVRLPGSEGRTPLLFVAHLDTRGGGAKASPHLHGDRIVGDGSRPLGADDKAGVAILLETVRLLVERRAPHAPLEILFTVGEEVGLMGAKVFDVDRLTARCGFVFDAPGPVGSAVLRGPAQGVVRGAFLPQVRSRRWGRRELGSSPGRAAAAALAGMGLKRREHGIEARILSIGGFARGEGTMSITAEVVGYDSQRVWEKMDRIGQSVRQSAESHRLHAEVRTAVLFPAMNVEPMDPVVLRFCQAARQLGVPIRFGEADGGSDAHVLNARGLPTIALGVGYEDAHSLRESVKVRALADGVRLALALAGSAEE; via the coding sequence ATGAAAGGCGGCGAAAAGTCAGCGCTGGAGGACCGGGTAGTCAAAGAGTTTTTTCGTTTGGTTCAGATCCCCAGCCCTTCCCGGGGTGAGCGGCGAATGGCCGATTATGTGCGCCGGCGGCTCGGGCAGCTGGGGGTGGCGGTGGAAGAAGATCGGGCCGGGCGGTTGATTGGCGGAACGGCGGGCAATCTGTTGGTTCGGCTGCCCGGGAGTGAGGGCCGCACGCCGCTTCTGTTTGTCGCCCATCTGGATACCCGGGGCGGAGGGGCCAAAGCGAGCCCACACCTTCATGGCGACCGCATCGTCGGAGACGGGTCGCGCCCCCTGGGGGCGGACGATAAAGCCGGCGTGGCGATCTTGCTGGAGACCGTTCGGTTGCTTGTGGAGCGGCGCGCTCCCCATGCTCCTTTGGAGATTCTGTTCACCGTCGGAGAAGAAGTGGGGCTGATGGGCGCCAAAGTGTTTGACGTCGACCGCCTGACGGCCAGATGCGGTTTTGTGTTCGATGCGCCGGGCCCGGTGGGATCGGCGGTGCTGCGGGGGCCGGCCCAGGGGGTGGTGCGGGGGGCTTTTTTGCCGCAAGTGAGATCCCGGCGGTGGGGACGGCGGGAGCTGGGGTCGAGCCCCGGTCGGGCGGCTGCGGCGGCCCTGGCCGGGATGGGGTTGAAGCGGAGGGAGCACGGGATTGAGGCTCGGATTCTCTCCATCGGGGGTTTCGCCCGGGGCGAAGGGACCATGAGCATTACCGCCGAAGTGGTGGGGTACGATTCCCAACGTGTATGGGAAAAAATGGACCGCATTGGCCAGAGCGTTCGTCAATCGGCGGAGAGTCATCGGCTGCACGCCGAGGTGCGGACGGCGGTCCTGTTCCCGGCGATGAACGTGGAGCCCATGGACCCCGTGGTCCTACGCTTTTGCCAGGCGGCCCGGCAGCTCGGCGTGCCCATCCGTTTTGGGGAAGCCGACGGAGGCAGTGATGCCCATGTCCTCAATGCCCGGGGTTTGCCGACGATCGCCCTGGGAGTGGGATATGAAGATGCCCATAGCCTCCGGGAGTCGGTGAAGGTGCGTGCTTTGGCGGACGGGGTTCGCCTGGCCCTGGCTCTTGCCGGGTCGGCCGAGGAATAA
- a CDS encoding acyl-CoA carboxylase subunit beta: MEMEERRRKVELGGGDRRIAQQHDRGKLTARERLEILLDPGTFRELNPFIEHRGTLFGLDKVEAPGEGVVTGYGKVDGRTVYVFAQDFTVFGGALGEMHAQKIAKIMDLAAKNGCPIIGLNDSGGARIQEGVVSLDGYGQIFYRNSIYSGVVPQISVIMGPCAGGAVYSPAITDFIFMVEGTSQMFITGPKVIEAVTGESISSNDLGGAKVHGCLSGVAHFTGPGEEEVLGQVRRLLSFLPSNSREKPPRTSARDDDGWEEELIDLVPVDGTKVYDVRRVIERVVDDGDFMEVHPQFAKNAVVGFARIDGRPVGIIANNPKFMAGGLDIDSSDKIARFIRFCDSFNIPLITFEDVTGFIPGVKQEHGGIIRHGAKILYAYSEATVPKITVILRKAFGGAYVALNSKAIGADLVYAWPIAEIAVMGPEGAANIIFAREIEESPDPAATRAEKIAEYRARFSNPYVAASYGMVDDVIDPRETRRKLKEALEILEEKQESRPAKKHGNIPL; encoded by the coding sequence ATGGAGATGGAAGAGCGCCGGCGGAAGGTGGAGCTCGGCGGTGGCGACCGCCGGATCGCCCAGCAGCACGACCGGGGCAAACTGACGGCCAGGGAACGGTTGGAGATCCTGCTGGATCCCGGCACCTTTCGGGAATTGAACCCCTTCATTGAACACCGGGGCACCTTATTCGGCTTGGATAAAGTGGAAGCGCCCGGTGAAGGGGTGGTAACGGGATACGGAAAGGTGGACGGGCGGACGGTTTACGTGTTTGCCCAGGATTTCACGGTGTTCGGCGGTGCCCTGGGGGAGATGCATGCGCAAAAGATCGCCAAGATCATGGATTTGGCGGCGAAAAACGGTTGCCCCATCATCGGGTTGAACGACTCCGGAGGTGCCCGGATTCAAGAAGGGGTCGTCTCCCTGGACGGGTATGGGCAGATTTTTTATCGGAACTCGATCTATTCCGGCGTGGTACCCCAGATTTCGGTGATCATGGGTCCCTGTGCCGGTGGGGCGGTCTATTCCCCGGCGATCACCGATTTTATTTTCATGGTCGAAGGAACCAGTCAAATGTTTATCACCGGCCCGAAGGTGATCGAGGCGGTGACCGGGGAGTCGATTTCGTCGAACGATCTGGGCGGCGCCAAAGTGCACGGGTGTTTGAGCGGTGTAGCGCATTTTACGGGGCCTGGGGAGGAAGAGGTCCTGGGCCAAGTTCGGCGGCTGCTTTCGTTTTTGCCGAGCAATAGTCGGGAAAAACCGCCCCGGACGAGCGCCCGGGACGACGACGGCTGGGAGGAAGAGCTGATCGATTTGGTGCCGGTGGACGGGACGAAGGTCTACGATGTCCGCCGGGTCATCGAGCGGGTGGTGGACGACGGCGATTTTATGGAAGTCCATCCTCAGTTCGCCAAAAATGCCGTGGTGGGGTTTGCCCGAATCGACGGCCGCCCGGTGGGGATCATCGCCAACAATCCGAAATTCATGGCCGGGGGCCTGGACATCGATTCCTCGGACAAGATCGCCCGGTTCATCCGTTTTTGCGATAGTTTCAACATACCTTTGATCACCTTTGAAGATGTGACCGGCTTTATCCCCGGCGTCAAGCAGGAGCACGGGGGAATCATTCGCCACGGAGCGAAGATTTTGTACGCCTACTCCGAGGCCACGGTACCGAAGATCACGGTGATTCTCCGCAAGGCCTTCGGCGGGGCTTATGTGGCCCTGAACAGTAAGGCCATCGGGGCGGATCTGGTTTATGCGTGGCCCATCGCGGAAATCGCCGTCATGGGCCCCGAAGGTGCGGCGAATATCATTTTTGCCCGGGAGATTGAAGAAAGTCCGGATCCCGCTGCCACCCGAGCCGAAAAAATCGCCGAATATCGGGCGCGGTTTTCGAATCCTTATGTGGCCGCCTCCTATGGCATGGTGGACGATGTCATCGATCCCCGGGAGACCCGGCGTAAACTAAAAGAAGCCCTGGAGATCCTGGAGGAGAAACAAGAATCGAGGCCGGCGAAAAAACACGGCAACATTCCGTTATGA
- the mce gene encoding methylmalonyl-CoA epimerase: MAQRRIRVLVAKPGLDGHDRGALVIAQGLRDAGMEVIYTGLRQTPEQIVAAALQEDVDCIGLSSLSGAHMELFPEVVRLLRERGAEDILVVGGGVIPREDIPALKAAGIAEVFTPGTSIQDTAEFIRTHVRPREGGEEDLPEPPEQIDHIGIAVTSLREALPFYTEQLGMKLIHQEVIEDQQVTTAFLAVGESTIELLEPTSPDSPVAKFLDKRGPGIHHVAYRVKDVADRLRRAKKAGLRLIDEEPRPGGHGKLIGFVHPKSAGGVLTEFCQRVED, encoded by the coding sequence ATGGCACAACGTCGCATTCGCGTGTTAGTGGCCAAGCCGGGTCTCGATGGCCATGACCGAGGGGCGCTGGTGATCGCCCAAGGGCTTCGGGATGCCGGAATGGAAGTGATCTACACAGGACTACGACAAACTCCCGAACAGATCGTGGCGGCAGCACTCCAGGAGGACGTGGACTGCATCGGGTTGTCGTCCCTCTCCGGGGCGCACATGGAGTTGTTTCCCGAGGTGGTGCGCTTGCTCCGGGAGCGAGGGGCTGAAGACATCCTGGTGGTGGGCGGCGGGGTGATTCCCCGGGAAGACATTCCCGCCCTCAAGGCGGCGGGGATCGCCGAAGTGTTCACCCCGGGGACGTCCATCCAGGACACGGCGGAATTCATTCGCACTCATGTGCGGCCCCGGGAAGGGGGGGAGGAAGATCTTCCCGAACCGCCGGAGCAGATTGATCACATTGGTATTGCGGTGACTTCTTTAAGGGAGGCCCTGCCCTTTTATACCGAGCAGCTCGGGATGAAACTGATCCACCAGGAAGTGATTGAAGATCAACAGGTGACCACGGCTTTTCTCGCCGTGGGGGAAAGCACCATCGAGTTGCTGGAGCCCACGAGCCCCGATAGTCCGGTGGCCAAATTCCTCGACAAGCGGGGCCCGGGCATTCACCACGTGGCCTACCGGGTCAAAGATGTGGCCGACCGGCTGCGCCGGGCGAAAAAGGCCGGGCTGCGGCTGATCGACGAAGAGCCCCGGCCGGGCGGACATGGAAAGCTGATCGGCTTTGTTCATCCGAAAAGCGCCGGGGGCGTGTTGACGGAGTTCTGCCAGCGGGTGGAAGACTAA